The sequence TCACATGTCGTTCAAAAAGATCGCCCACTACTTTTTTATTTCCGGAATGAAAATAATCCAGAACTAATTCTTCATCACTTGCGCTATTTTTTCTTGTAAATAACCACATATATCTGTCTCTCTAAGATAAGACGTTTCTTTTTCAGATTTCCATAAAATTAATTTTTATGGAAAAAGAAACTGGCTACGCCTTTAAAGCAAGAACCGGTTCATTATAAATTTTAAACCAATATACTATGAAAACTAAAAATTATAAATCAGTGCTATGTGCACTTTTCGCAGGCATCTCGCTTGCAGCAAACTGCCAGTCTATAGGAGAAATACGCGGGGTTATTAAAGATAAGGACGATCTTCAACCTATCCCTTATGCCAACATAAAAATATTGCAGGATGGGCAGCTTATCGGTGGCGCACAGACGGATATAGACGGACGTTATAACTACAAACCCCTGGTTCCCGGAACCTACGAATTGATGGTAACTGAACCAGGTCATAAAACACAGCCCGTAAATAAAGTAAAAATAATTCCCAACGAAGCCACCTATGTAGATATAAAAATGTCGGCTAACGCTTTTGGGACTGTTATAGTAACTGCCGATCCTATAGACTATACTAAAACGGGAGTGGATAAAGTTATATTTAATGTTGTGAGCCTTGACGCGGAAGAATTAAACCGTAATGCAAGTTATACACGCGGAGACATAAAAGGTGCGCTTGAAGCTATGACCAGCGATGTAGTTTCTACCGGCGATGGAGAGGTGCATTTCAGAGGCTCCAGAGGTGATGCAAGCGGCTATTTCGTAGATGGTGTAAGAACTTTGAGAGCAGCTTCAGTACCCGGATTATCCATAGAGAATTTAAGTGTCTTTCCTGGCGGTGTTCCGGCGATGTATGGAGATCTGCAAAGCGGCGTTGTGATCATTACTACCATGGGCTACTTTAGCGGTATTCGCGAAAAAAATGTACGACTTGCATCCAGGAGAGAAGCGAAAGAAGAAGAATCTGCCAGCAAAAAAGCGAAGGAAGACGAAGAAAAAAGAGCGAAGGAGATTGAAGAGGAAAAGGCTAAGGAGAAGAAATCAAAAAGTAAGGGTTAATAGCAGACCAGGGGGAAAAAAAGGAGGACAACACCAGGTTGCCCTCCTTTTACATTTAGAACAGAGTTGGAACTAGAACTTAACCAACTCCTCATACAAATCCTTCACCGGCAAACCCATCACATTGTAAAAACTACCGTCGATGCGATCAATACCGATATAGCCTATCCAATCCTGAACGCCGTAACCGCCCGCTTTGTCATACGGACTGAAATTCGTCAAATAGTATTCTATCTCTGTGGCTTTTAATTTTTTGAAATACACTTTACTTACGTCAAAAAAAGTGGTTTGTTTATTTGCGCTTTTTAAGCAGACTGCCGTAAAAACTTCATGCATCTTTCCACTTAAAGTTTCCAGCATTTTTTTTCCTTCAGCAAAATTTGCGGGTTTATTAAATACTTTTCCTTCGCACCAAACAATGGTATCGGCTGTTATGAGAAGCTCATCGTCTTTCAAATCTTCTTCGTAAGCGTCTGCTTTTAATTCTGCGAGAAATAAAGGAATTTCCTGAGCTTCCAGATCTTTTGGCCAAATGGTTTCGTCAACCTTTACAGGGTTATTACGAAATTCAAACCCCAAACTCTTCAATAATTCCTGTCTGCGTGGGGATGCAGAACCAAGAATTAATTTATAAGGAAATTCATTTAAAATCGTTTCTACTTTTTCCATAGAGTGTTTAATTGTAATAAAAAATAAAGCTGTAGCAAAGTCCCGTTAACATAATAAATTTAAGCAATAAACTGGCTTTTTTAAACTGCTTACTTTCCTGGGCTTTGATCGTATAGAGAGCGAGAATAGAAAGAGGGATAACAAGCCCCATAAGAATATAAAAATTATTGAGCGTAAAAAGAACCCGCTCTGATCGGATAGTATTATAAAGTACAAATAAAAGCAAGAGGATGGTAATAATTAATAAGAAAAAGGCGTTTAACTTGCTCACCCGCATACCCCAAACAATAGGCATTGTGCGTCCCCCGGTTTCTTTATCGCCTTTATAATCTTCCATATCTTTAATTATTTCCCGTGCCATGCTTGTTATGAAAGCGAAAAGCGCATAAATAAAAGTAATTTTAAAAATAGAAAAATTAACGTACTTATAAGTCAATAGAAAAGTAGGATCATGCTTTTGCATTACACCTAATTCGTAAACAAGAGGCATAAATGTAACCGAGGCTGTCAGTAAAGAAACAACGACGTTTCCAATCAATAAGGTCTTTTTTAAATGTGTGCTATAAAACCACAGTAATATGGCTGCAGCAAAATGAAAAATAGCGAGCCGGAGATAGCCAGTTTTTAGTGCTGTATACATGCCAAGGGTGATGCCTACTAAAGTAAAGGTTATATGTAGGATGATAGCCCAACGCCTTTTGATCACACGGTCAACTACTACCGTGTCGGGATGATTGATCAAATCTGTTTTCACGTCGAAATAATCATTGATAATATAGCCAGCCGCTGCAATTAAAACGGTGCTAAGCACTAAGCAATAAAACAAACTATTTTCAAGCTCTGGCTGAATGTTATTGATAAGGAAAATCTTTTGTACAATAAGCGTACGCAAAACAATTTGCGTGAGGGCAATCATCACCAGGTTTTCGATGCGCACGAGCTTAAAAAAAGCCAGAAGTTTATTATGTCTGAGGAGATTGTTCAATTTTTATTATTTACTATCGCTATTTGTAAAACTAATCTAATTCTATAGTAATCGCATCTTTTGTTACCGACGTTTGATGGACTATTGAGAAATTAGTAGCATCTTCAAACCAACTAATTACTTCCTTTCTATTTAGGTCATTGTTGCTATCTAACAATATAGACTTGTAAGAGCTGTATTGCCACTCACTTATCCCTTTAGCAAGACCATGATTGACAGGATTTGAATGAATGTAAACCGTTACATTTCTTAAGTATTCCATTGAATCAATTTTCTTTCTCTTAAAAGGTCTTGTAAATAATGTGCCCCTTCTCATTTGTTGTTTATTTATCGCTTGAGAATAACCGTTAAAGAAATTCGAAAACTGTTTACTAATATACAAGTTTACAGTAATTTTAACTTCATCTGTCTCATATACTTTTCTCATAACCTTTTTAATCACCTCCTCATTCTTAATGCGAACTAAGAAATGGAAGTGATTTGGTATTAAACAATAACTAAATGTTTCTAGTATTGGTGAAAGATATTCCCTGTACTTTTTTAAGAAATAAAAGTAATTTTCCGGCGAATAAAACAAAGCTTCTTCTCCAACAGCGCGGTTGTAAATATGATAGTAACAGTCTGGTTCCAAATGTACTTCGTTCTTTTGCATATCTACTTTTACCTGTTTAGCTTGGTAATTGTCTTTAACCCTGTCAGGGTTTTAAACCCTGACAGGGTTAAAGACCAAGCTTTACCACTTAGCAATTTCCCACTTGCCCTGCACACGCATTACCTGTTCGATGATATCGCGCACACAGCCTTCTCCACCATTTTTTGGAGAAATGTACTGGCTAACCTGTTTAATCTCAGGCACAGCGTCGTTAGGACAAACCGCTAAGCCTACCCTACTCATTATTTCATGATCAGGAAGATCGTCACCCATAAACACAACTTCCTCGTCGGTTAATTTATGAAGAGACAAATACTCCTGGTAACAAGCAAGTTTATCGTGCTGTTTTATAAATACGTCGGTAACTCCATTTCTAGCCAGTGCATTCTTAATCGCCAGATTATTTCCTCCCGTGATTATAACTACCCTGTAGCCTTTTTTAACAGCAAGATTTAAGGCATAGCCATCTTTGGAATTCATATTCCTTACCATCTCTCCACTTTCCATTACCAGCACTTTTCCATCCGTCATCACTCCATCCACATCAAACATGATAGTGGTTATTTTTGTTAAGCGTTGTTTAAAATTCAGCATCTTATTTCTCTTGTTGTTTTGCTATCAGTTTACTGATTTGCTTGTATATTTTTTTGAGATCGTTTTGTTTTGAAATAAGATCCAGGTGTTTGTTCATCACACTTTCATCCTTGCGTTTTGCCGGGCCAGTTTGCGCTGCCCTGGGCTCTAGCGTGCGAATTTTCTGAGTGGTTTGTTCAATCAATGGAAGTAAAACTTCAAAGTTGAGATCTTTACTTGTTGAATCACGATTTATAAGATCAAATGCGCTTACGTATAAAGCATTGGTGAAATTATTCACTAAAACTGCTGCAAGGTGCAACTTCAATCTGTTTTTATAATCCAACGAAATTACGGTCTTACTAAAAAGATCAGCAAAATGTAAAAGTGTGTGTTCCGAATCACGATTTTCTGATTCTACTATGATAGGTACATTTTTCCAATCAATACGCGCATCCCTTGAAAAGGTTTGCAATGGATAAAAAACACCCGTACTGTGAATTCTACCCCCAAGCTCCTGTAATTTTGCGCTTCCGGAAGTATGAACCAAAACGGCATTCGGATTTTTCACCGTTAATTTTGAAGCTACTTTTGAAATGTATTTATCCGTAACACAGATAAAATACATAGAGGCATCCGAGTCAATATACTGTAAACTCTCGCCGATTTTGCATTTAAGTTTCGTTTTAAACTCTGTAAGAAGAGGATTTTCCTGATGATTGTAAACGGAAATACTAAATTTTTTAAGGGATTGAAGATGTTTTGCAATGTGCCAGGCCACGTTACCGCAACCAATTATTACGACCTTTTGCTTAGCTTCTTTTTCCATTTATTCCGTTTGTTGCTTTAATTTACGCATTCTCTCCAGCATGGCAATACCAGTACCTAAAGCCATTATTAAACAGCCAAGCCACAATACGTTGATGTATGGAAAGACATAAGCTTCCATTACAAAAAAATCGCGGTTATTTCCTACTTTCTCACTTAGTGTAATTTCAATTGTGCCATCTTCAGGATTTACTTTCCAGAATACCAGTTTTAATCCGAGCTCTTCTACAACGTCTTCCTGCGGTATAACCACATTACGTTTAATAATAAATTTAGGGTAAGCATAAAACGCTCTCGATTGCACGTCTACGCAGCGCAATACGGCAGTAACCTCCAACAGAGAATCGTTCTTTTCGTATTCACTCTGACTTAAATTACTTCTCAAAGAATCAATCACAATGATGGCATTACTTGAAAAAATAGTATCACCCACGTGCCCTATATAATTTTTAGCTTCCGTAAAAGAATTTTTCTTTGCTGAACTTGTGTCAAAATCCATGATCGCATAAGTCACGTGCGTGTATATATCGCGATCCAGATAATGTTTGGTATCCGGCTCAGGAGAATTTCCCATTCGGGGATTTTGCTGAACATGTGGTTCTAAAGAAAAATCGTAAACCGGTTTGTTGTCCTTATTTAACTTCAGATAATCCACTTTAAAATAAACGTCAATACCTTCGCGACGCTTGCCGGTAAAGGTAACCAGGTAAGGTCCCATTGGCAAAGTATCGCCCTGAGTTAACAGGATACTTTTCTTATCATCATATCCCTCGCCTAAGGCTGAAACTTTTCTCTCTGCCGTATTTTTCGAAAGCACAACTTTTTTAGATGTAGATATCAAAGCCCCTAACAAAACCATTGCAAAACCAATGTGCGCAATAGCGGCGCCACTTTTAGACACCTTGCCTTTTAAAACTGTTATAAAATAATCGCCATTGGCAATAGCGGCGAATAAACCAGCTATTAGCAACAGAGCGTAACTTACAAGGTTCCATTTTTCAGTACCGTTTGCTTCTGAGAAGTTATTTAAAAAGTAAAACGGAATAGCACAAACTGTCCCAAAAATCAAAGCCAAAAGAAAACTATAAGAAATACGTTTTAAAAATTTCTTTGAATCTGTCTTTTTGTATTTTAAAAATTGAGCTGCGGCAATAAGTACCATCAATATAATGGTAAAAGGCACCATCCAGATATTGTAAGTTGGAACTTTTGGTGGAGCAAACTGTGTATCAAAAAGTTTATTGATAACGGGAATGGAGGTAAAATAAGTGATGATCAAAGAGGAAAGGATTAATATCAATGACCCTAGAAACATCCAAAATTCACGGGAAAAAAGTTCTTCTTCGTCTTTCTCTTTTGGAAAGTAGAGATAATAGGAAATTGCTGTGATAATTCCTGAAGCAGAGATCCAGCATAAAAGCAGAATTTTTTTATAGCCATAAAGTGCGCCAAATACAAGTAGTAGCAACGAAATAACCATATACGAAACCCGGAATAGATTATCGCGGATTAATAAAGCAACGCTAATGAATATAAAAGTCAATACATATAGCACCAATTGTCCCGTCATACCAAGGTCTGTAAAGGCATGCACAGAAGCGTTTCCAAGCACACCACTTCTTGTTAGAAAGGTAGAATAAAGAACCAGTAAAAAACTTCCTATAGTTAAAAAATGTGTGGTAAATAATGAGCCACCTTTATTTTTATTAATGATCATAGTGTGGCCAGCGGCCACCAAAACAAGCCAGGGCACAAGTGAGGCATTCTCCACAGGATCCCAGGCCCAGAACCCGCCGAAGCTCAATGCTTCATAGGCCCATGCCCCACCCATTAAAATACCCACTCCCAAAACAAGAATTCCAAAATAAGTCCACGGCAAGGCAATAGTTTGCCACCTGGTGTATTGTTTATTCCACAAAGCTGCGATAGAAAATGCAAAAGGAACTAAGGTAGATGCAAAGCCCAAAAATAAAGTTGGTGGATGAATAGTCATCCAGTAATTCATAAGCAAAGGATTGAGACCTCTTGCAAACTTAACGGTATTGGCCATGAAATTAGCTCCGTTAAGCCAGGGCAAATTCATATAATCGGCATGTTCGCGTAACAACAAGAAAGGGTTGCTTCCGATTTTATAATCGAAAACATAAACGCCAAGAATCATACTTGCCAGAAAAACCTGTACCAGCGAGAAAATTGTCATAACAGGAACTTCCCATTCACCACCTTTTAACTGCTTTTTAAGTATAATGCCAAGAACAACATTCCAGAAAGTCCACAATAAAAAGCTACCCTCCTGACCTTCCCAGAAACAAGACAGAATATATTTCATATTCATATCCATATTACTATGCTGAAAAACATACTGGTATTCAAAAAAATGATTGAATAGCATGTAGAACAATGTGCCAATAATTCCTATCACCGCAAAACCATGAAGGTTAAAAGCAAAACGTGCGAGTTTTACAAATTCGTTGTTTTTATACGAAAGATAAAAGCTCAGAAAGGAAAGAAGAGCTGCAACAAAAGATAAGATTATGAAGGCGTTTCCCAGATTACCTGCCCACAAACGTTCACCAACAGTATTAATAAAAGTCATAAGGAAATTAATTTACCTGAGGTTTAGCGTCGTTGTATTTACTTGGGCATTTCATTAAAATGTCGTTAGCATGAAAATTATCCCCTTGCATTTTTCCTATCAAAACGATTTGTTCGCTTTTTTCAAAATCCTGAGGTTTACTTTTGTGCAACACAACCTGTTTAATTACACCTTTATTATCAATCATGCTAAAAAGAAACTGGTCGGGATTTTCTTTTGGATTGTAAACCTGCGGCTGGGCTTTATCCAGCTTTCCTACTACGTGAAACTCTCTATCAGGATTCGAAATCGCTTCAGTGAAATCAGCGTAGGTACTTGTGTTTTTTAAGGAAACAAAAATTACGCCGATAGCAACAGCAATAACGATGATTCCAAGTATGTGTAATTTTTTCATTTTCTGTTAGTCAATAGTTTATAGTTGAAAGCCTATAGTTTATCGTGTTTTACTTCGTTCACTTTCGCTTCAATTTTTTTCAGTTTGCGTTCAATATAAACTAAAAGGCAAACGAGAGATAAAAATATTATCCCAATTACCGCGATTACAATATAGATTTTTCCATCCAGCCTGAATGCATCTGCCATTTCAGGCGATTCAGAATCAACAGCTCCTTCGGCTTTTGAAAAAAAGCTCAGCAATACAAACACAAATCCTAAAATCTTCTTAATCATCCAGTTTACTTTTTATAAAACTAATTCTGTTTTTAATTTGAAAAATCCAATAACTAAAAAAAACCCAACCGATTACCGCCGGATAAAAAACCATTCGCATACTGTCGTTAAGGTCATATTTAGCAAAGGCAGGATTACCTCCATTGCCGGGATGCAAAGAATCTGTAAGTCTTGGAAGGACCATAATAAAAACATTCATCATCACATAAGCAAAAATATTGTAGACCGCTGAAATGCGAGCGCGTTTTAATTCGTCTTCGATAGAAAAGCGTAAAATAAAATAAGCGAGGTAAATCAAAATACTAATAGCAACGCCATTTAGTTTTGGATCCTGAAAAGTCCACCACGTACCCCAGGTAAATTTAGCCCATACACAACCTGTTAACAAACCCGGAATACTAAAGAAAAAACCAGTAAGAGCTGCATTGTATGCTTTGGTATCATTTACCAGATCAGTTTTTGACAAAGCCATAAGACTCTGAATAAGCGAAACCGTCATCATAAAAAGCATTGCAAACCAAATGGGAACATGATAATACACGTTGCGAATGGTTTCGTTTAAAATATCCAGACGCGGAACCGGATTCAGTAAACCCCAGATAAGGGTATAAAAAATAAGAATTACCGAAAGTATTTTGTACCAGTGCTTCATCGCGAAGTTTATAGTTGATAGTCGATAGTTTATAGTTTGTATCTGCTAATTTATGTATACAGTTAATTCCAAAAACGAAAACCAACTATTAAAATTAAGCTATTGACTATTGACTAAAAACTATTGACTAAAACCTGTTTTTTAATCCCGCCAAAGATAGGGAAATAATAGAAAAGAAAGGGCTATGGTTAAAACAT is a genomic window of Sphingobacteriaceae bacterium containing:
- a CDS encoding ABC transporter permease, with product MKHWYKILSVILIFYTLIWGLLNPVPRLDILNETIRNVYYHVPIWFAMLFMMTVSLIQSLMALSKTDLVNDTKAYNAALTGFFFSIPGLLTGCVWAKFTWGTWWTFQDPKLNGVAISILIYLAYFILRFSIEDELKRARISAVYNIFAYVMMNVFIMVLPRLTDSLHPGNGGNPAFAKYDLNDSMRMVFYPAVIGWVFFSYWIFQIKNRISFIKSKLDD
- a CDS encoding ubiquinone biosynthesis protein UbiA, which codes for MNNLLRHNKLLAFFKLVRIENLVMIALTQIVLRTLIVQKIFLINNIQPELENSLFYCLVLSTVLIAAAGYIINDYFDVKTDLINHPDTVVVDRVIKRRWAIILHITFTLVGITLGMYTALKTGYLRLAIFHFAAAILLWFYSTHLKKTLLIGNVVVSLLTASVTFMPLVYELGVMQKHDPTFLLTYKYVNFSIFKITFIYALFAFITSMAREIIKDMEDYKGDKETGGRTMPIVWGMRVSKLNAFFLLIITILLLLFVLYNTIRSERVLFTLNNFYILMGLVIPLSILALYTIKAQESKQFKKASLLLKFIMLTGLCYSFIFYYN
- a CDS encoding cytochrome C biogenesis protein, translated to MKKLHILGIIVIAVAIGVIFVSLKNTSTYADFTEAISNPDREFHVVGKLDKAQPQVYNPKENPDQFLFSMIDNKGVIKQVVLHKSKPQDFEKSEQIVLIGKMQGDNFHANDILMKCPSKYNDAKPQVN
- a CDS encoding 3-deoxy-D-manno-octulosonate 8-phosphate phosphatase, which encodes MLNFKQRLTKITTIMFDVDGVMTDGKVLVMESGEMVRNMNSKDGYALNLAVKKGYRVVIITGGNNLAIKNALARNGVTDVFIKQHDKLACYQEYLSLHKLTDEEVVFMGDDLPDHEIMSRVGLAVCPNDAVPEIKQVSQYISPKNGGEGCVRDIIEQVMRVQGKWEIAKW
- a CDS encoding CcmD family protein, translating into MKKILGFVFVLLSFFSKAEGAVDSESPEMADAFRLDGKIYIVIAVIGIIFLSLVCLLVYIERKLKKIEAKVNEVKHDKL
- the maf gene encoding septum formation protein Maf, with amino-acid sequence MEKVETILNEFPYKLILGSASPRRQELLKSLGFEFRNNPVKVDETIWPKDLEAQEIPLFLAELKADAYEEDLKDDELLITADTIVWCEGKVFNKPANFAEGKKMLETLSGKMHEVFTAVCLKSANKQTTFFDVSKVYFKKLKATEIEYYLTNFSPYDKAGGYGVQDWIGYIGIDRIDGSFYNVMGLPVKDLYEELVKF